One Microvirgula aerodenitrificans DSM 15089 DNA window includes the following coding sequences:
- a CDS encoding ABC transporter ATP-binding protein produces the protein MKADTGHSPRLGAWRDSYRRLLRSAGRQAPALRLCLAGLLAAAVVQGLALACLFPLFAAVFHLREPGDILFWLGLMSGLALAATVLRWHAQGFEYNGRLASMTHQLRGRLGEQLRRMPLASLQDRRAGEMNALLLGNVDEHFNYTPLLVNLILLATVTPLVTALATLLVDWRLGLALLLVFPAIVPFYRWRRPASGRHMRQLAQAHQRTSADLVEYTQGLPVLRAACSAGDRAATLQAGLCQLQQIQTEAHRRGSKAEVLTVSVVELGLLLVVAIGVSRVVTGTLDLAVLAAVMVIVARFSEPLATFVSYTMALDLIESALERIDALLAVEPLPQQLPVARPGAFDVHFDDVSFQYPRAGDKTLDRFSATVPARSLTAIVGPSGAGKSTVVRLLMRHFDPQQGRITLGGVDLRQIPAEELNSLISVVFQEVYLFDDSILANVRMARPDASDEAVQAALHQAQCTAFIERLPQGWHTRLGDIGGRLSGGERQRISIARALLKEAPVVILDEPTAALDTESEVAVQHAIDTLVRDKTVIVIAHRLSTIAGADQILVLDPGLPPVQGRHAELLKRSARYAAMWAAQQSLKVWRADGARPAPQ, from the coding sequence ATGAAAGCGGATACCGGGCATTCGCCGCGCCTTGGCGCATGGCGGGACAGCTATCGCCGGCTGCTGCGCAGCGCCGGCCGGCAGGCGCCGGCCCTGCGCCTCTGCCTGGCCGGCCTGCTCGCTGCCGCTGTCGTCCAGGGGCTGGCGCTGGCCTGCCTGTTTCCGCTGTTCGCTGCGGTTTTCCACCTGCGCGAGCCCGGTGACATCCTGTTCTGGCTGGGGCTGATGTCGGGACTGGCCCTGGCCGCCACCGTGCTCCGCTGGCATGCGCAGGGTTTCGAGTACAACGGCCGGCTGGCGTCCATGACCCATCAGCTGCGCGGCCGGCTGGGCGAACAGCTGCGGCGCATGCCGCTGGCGTCGCTGCAGGATCGGCGCGCCGGGGAAATGAACGCACTGCTGCTCGGCAATGTGGACGAACACTTCAATTACACCCCGCTGCTGGTCAATCTGATCCTGCTGGCCACGGTGACGCCGCTGGTGACCGCCCTGGCGACGCTGCTGGTCGACTGGCGTCTGGGGCTGGCACTGCTGCTGGTGTTCCCGGCCATCGTGCCGTTCTACCGCTGGCGCCGTCCGGCGTCCGGCCGCCACATGCGGCAACTGGCGCAAGCGCACCAGCGCACCAGCGCCGATCTCGTTGAATACACCCAGGGGCTGCCGGTGCTGCGCGCTGCCTGCAGCGCCGGCGACCGGGCGGCGACACTGCAGGCGGGCTTGTGCCAGTTGCAGCAGATCCAGACCGAGGCCCATCGCCGGGGCAGCAAGGCCGAGGTGCTGACCGTCAGCGTGGTTGAACTCGGTCTGCTGCTGGTGGTGGCCATCGGTGTCAGCCGGGTGGTGACGGGCACGCTGGACCTTGCCGTGCTGGCCGCGGTCATGGTGATCGTGGCGCGCTTCTCCGAACCGCTGGCGACTTTTGTCAGTTACACCATGGCGCTGGACCTGATCGAGTCGGCGCTGGAACGGATCGATGCCCTGCTGGCGGTCGAACCGCTGCCGCAGCAGTTGCCGGTCGCCAGACCCGGGGCTTTCGACGTGCACTTCGATGACGTGTCCTTCCAGTACCCCCGGGCGGGCGACAAGACACTGGACCGCTTCAGCGCGACGGTGCCGGCGCGAAGCCTGACCGCCATTGTCGGCCCGTCGGGGGCGGGCAAGAGCACGGTCGTGCGCCTGCTGATGCGCCATTTCGATCCCCAGCAGGGTCGCATTACCCTCGGCGGGGTCGATCTGCGGCAGATCCCGGCAGAAGAACTGAACAGCCTGATCTCGGTGGTGTTCCAGGAGGTCTACCTGTTCGATGACAGCATCCTGGCCAATGTGCGCATGGCCCGTCCGGATGCCAGCGACGAGGCCGTGCAGGCCGCCCTGCACCAGGCGCAGTGCACGGCCTTCATCGAGCGCCTGCCGCAGGGCTGGCATACCCGGCTGGGCGATATCGGTGGTCGCCTGTCCGGTGGCGAGCGGCAGCGGATCTCCATTGCCCGTGCGCTGCTGAAGGAAGCGCCGGTCGTCATCCTCGACGAACCGACTGCCGCACTGGATACGGAAAGCGAGGTCGCCGTGCAGCATGCCATCGATACCCTGGTGCGGGACAAGACCGTCATCGTCATCGCCCATCGCCTGTCCACCATTGCCGGGGCTGACCAGATCCTGGTGCTGGACCCCGGCCTGCCGCCGGTGCAGGGCCGCCACGCCGAGCTGCTGAAACGCTCCGCCCGCTATGCGGCCATGTGGGCGGCCCAGCAGTCGCTCAAGGTCTGGCGAGCCGACGGGGCCCGCCCCGCGCCACAGTGA
- the rbsD gene encoding D-ribose pyranase, giving the protein MKKHGTLNAALSRVIAELGHTDYIVIADCGLPVPPGVERIDLALKPGMPGFLDTLAVVLEDMQVERALLANEISQHNRDLEHTATAMLEGRPLAHVPHGEFKQITRGARAIIRTGEATPYANVILYSGTTF; this is encoded by the coding sequence ATGAAAAAGCACGGAACGCTGAATGCCGCGCTGTCTCGGGTCATTGCCGAGCTTGGCCATACCGACTACATCGTCATTGCCGATTGCGGGCTGCCGGTGCCGCCCGGCGTCGAGCGCATCGACCTGGCGCTGAAGCCGGGCATGCCCGGATTTCTCGACACGCTGGCCGTGGTGCTGGAAGACATGCAGGTCGAACGGGCTCTGCTGGCGAATGAAATCAGCCAGCACAACCGGGATCTGGAACATACCGCCACCGCCATGCTGGAGGGCCGTCCGCTTGCCCATGTCCCGCATGGCGAGTTCAAGCAGATCACCCGTGGCGCCCGCGCCATTATCCGCACCGGCGAAGCCACGCCGTATGCGAACGTGATCCTGTACTCCGGCACGACGTTCTAA
- a CDS encoding YicC/YloC family endoribonuclease, whose product MILSMTGFAAASREFPGGLIALELRAVNHRYLDLQLRLPEELRVIEPQLREQIAARVTRGKIECRIGISQAANTAPRMEIDQDVLTGLLDAVAQLKQRAPGIRDLSTGELLRWPGLLSANDIDAESLQHLVLGAVGQLLDDFNATRAREGEKLKAVLIDRLTQIEDIVTRIRPRLPEILAGWRDKLTARLVEAIGSIDDDRLKQEFALFAQKIDVDEELARLSTHVSEVRRILGKGGQVGKRLDFLMQELNREANTLGSKSVSTETTQASVELKVLIEQMREQIQNIE is encoded by the coding sequence ATGATCCTCAGCATGACCGGATTCGCCGCTGCCAGCCGCGAATTTCCCGGTGGCCTGATCGCGCTGGAACTGCGCGCGGTCAACCACCGCTACCTCGACCTGCAGCTGCGCCTGCCCGAAGAACTGCGCGTGATCGAACCGCAGTTGCGCGAACAGATTGCCGCCCGCGTGACCCGGGGCAAGATCGAATGCCGCATCGGCATCAGCCAGGCCGCAAACACCGCGCCGCGAATGGAAATCGACCAGGACGTGCTGACCGGCCTGCTCGATGCCGTCGCCCAGCTGAAGCAGCGTGCACCCGGCATCCGCGACCTGTCCACCGGTGAACTGCTGCGCTGGCCCGGCCTGCTGTCCGCCAACGACATCGACGCCGAAAGCCTGCAGCACCTGGTGCTCGGCGCCGTCGGCCAGTTGCTGGACGACTTCAATGCCACCCGCGCCCGCGAAGGCGAAAAACTGAAGGCGGTGCTGATCGACCGGCTGACCCAGATCGAGGACATCGTCACCCGCATCCGCCCGCGGCTGCCGGAGATCCTCGCCGGCTGGCGCGACAAACTGACCGCCCGACTGGTCGAAGCCATCGGCAGCATCGACGACGACCGCCTGAAGCAGGAGTTCGCGCTGTTCGCACAGAAGATCGACGTCGACGAGGAACTCGCCCGGCTGTCGACCCATGTCAGCGAAGTACGCCGCATCCTCGGCAAGGGCGGCCAGGTCGGCAAGCGACTGGACTTCCTGATGCAGGAACTGAACCGCGAAGCGAACACGCTCGGCTCGAAATCGGTATCGACCGAAACCACTCAGGCCTCGGTCGAGCTGAAGGTGCTGATCGAGCAGATGCGCGAGCAGATTCAGAATATCGAGTAA
- the darT gene encoding type II toxin-antitoxin system toxin DNA ADP-ribosyl transferase DarT: MASHYPGLNPQKALIWRIVHCNNLPWILDNGLHCGNSAMQAPGWVTIGNPELSDRRARHPVPLPPGGRLNDYIPFYFTPFSPMLRNIHTGWGGIQKRANEEIVILVSSLPHLANLGVPFLFTDSHAYYQWANFYSDLADLDRIDWPLLQRRDFKRDPEDPARFERYQAEALVHRQLPVAGLLGIVCYTGTVKQRIEQEIQTRRLSLPVHARTGWYF; this comes from the coding sequence ATGGCCAGCCATTACCCCGGCCTGAATCCTCAAAAAGCGCTGATCTGGCGCATCGTCCACTGCAACAATCTGCCGTGGATTCTGGACAACGGCCTGCACTGCGGCAACAGCGCCATGCAGGCACCAGGGTGGGTGACGATCGGCAACCCGGAACTGAGCGACAGGCGCGCCCGCCATCCGGTGCCCCTGCCGCCCGGCGGCAGACTGAATGACTATATACCGTTCTATTTCACGCCATTCTCGCCCATGCTGCGCAATATCCACACCGGCTGGGGTGGCATCCAGAAACGGGCAAACGAGGAAATCGTGATTCTGGTGTCCAGCCTGCCGCATCTGGCGAATCTGGGCGTGCCGTTTCTGTTCACCGACAGTCATGCCTACTATCAGTGGGCAAACTTCTATTCGGATCTGGCTGATCTCGACCGGATTGACTGGCCGCTGTTGCAGCGACGGGACTTCAAGCGCGATCCGGAAGACCCGGCCAGATTCGAGCGCTACCAGGCCGAAGCGCTGGTTCACCGGCAGTTGCCAGTAGCCGGGCTGCTTGGCATCGTGTGTTACACCGGCACAGTGAAACAACGCATTGAGCAGGAAATTCAGACTCGCCGTCTGAGCCTGCCGGTTCATGCCCGTACAGGGTGGTATTTCTGA
- a CDS encoding ABC transporter ATP-binding protein: MSRSSLSADAGGDGLSPAGDVWHLMQPVRGQIRLAMGLSALGTLSGLASLALLALVVHALLREPQAWPWLPMSGAIACGVVSYLLRLNAFNQSHYAAFRLEAVLRARLAAHLAQLPLGEVYRHGAGALSKVMQDDVKALHVFVADSTPLRTRAQVAPVMTALALLWLDWRLALAAMAVLLTGMAVLMLATRNAADMGRQYHEARERVSAAIIEFVQAMPVVRTFDSGHVAFGRFQRALDAYYGVLTRWYREAGFPARFSFAILGPLPTLIVLLWLGCWLIAGDRLAPDTWIAVLLLGTGMAESVMPMMMLRHMVARAMLSAARIREIMALPVQPQPARGRQPADAGITFDQVGFSYRTGHGEPALRDVSFRVPPGTVTALVGPSGAGKSTVARLIPRFWDVDDGRVLLGGVDVRDIRADVLMQQVAFVFQDTFLFADTIANNIRLGLPQATMDEVRAAATAAQAHEFISALPHGYDTPAGERGVRLSGGQCQRITIARAILQNRPILVLDEATAFADPENEAALVVALSALMRGKTVLMVAHRLSTIRDADQILVFDRGTLAESGRHAALMAQDGVYARLWRHYRQARQWTLPASPLAFSAGMTGETLS, encoded by the coding sequence ATGTCCCGATCCTCCCTGTCCGCCGATGCCGGCGGCGATGGCCTGTCTCCTGCCGGTGATGTCTGGCACCTCATGCAGCCGGTGCGCGGGCAGATCCGCCTGGCCATGGGTCTGTCCGCGCTGGGCACGCTGTCCGGGCTGGCGTCACTGGCGCTGCTGGCGCTGGTGGTCCATGCGCTGCTGCGCGAGCCGCAAGCCTGGCCGTGGCTGCCGATGTCCGGCGCCATTGCCTGTGGCGTCGTCAGTTATCTGCTGCGACTGAACGCGTTCAACCAGTCGCACTATGCCGCGTTCCGGCTGGAAGCCGTGCTGCGCGCCCGGCTCGCCGCGCACCTGGCGCAACTGCCGCTGGGCGAGGTGTATCGGCATGGCGCCGGCGCGCTGTCCAAGGTCATGCAGGACGATGTCAAGGCGCTGCATGTCTTTGTCGCCGACAGTACGCCGCTGCGAACACGGGCGCAGGTGGCGCCGGTCATGACCGCGCTGGCTCTGCTGTGGCTGGACTGGCGGCTGGCGCTGGCGGCGATGGCCGTGCTGCTGACCGGCATGGCGGTCCTGATGCTGGCGACGCGGAATGCCGCCGATATGGGGCGCCAGTACCACGAGGCTCGCGAGCGGGTCAGCGCCGCCATCATCGAATTCGTCCAGGCCATGCCGGTGGTCCGTACCTTCGACAGCGGCCACGTCGCCTTCGGCCGTTTCCAGCGGGCGCTGGATGCCTATTACGGCGTGCTGACCCGCTGGTACCGCGAGGCCGGATTTCCGGCGCGTTTCTCCTTTGCCATCCTTGGCCCGCTGCCGACGCTGATTGTCCTGCTGTGGCTGGGCTGCTGGCTGATCGCCGGCGACCGGCTTGCCCCCGACACCTGGATCGCCGTGCTGCTGCTGGGCACCGGCATGGCCGAGTCGGTCATGCCGATGATGATGCTCCGGCACATGGTGGCCCGCGCGATGCTGAGCGCCGCACGGATCCGGGAGATCATGGCCTTGCCGGTACAGCCGCAGCCGGCGCGGGGCCGGCAGCCGGCGGATGCCGGCATCACCTTCGACCAGGTCGGCTTTTCCTACCGGACCGGTCACGGCGAACCGGCATTGCGCGACGTGAGCTTCCGGGTGCCGCCGGGTACGGTGACGGCGCTGGTGGGCCCGTCCGGCGCCGGCAAGAGTACGGTGGCGCGGCTGATTCCGCGCTTCTGGGATGTCGATGACGGTCGTGTGCTGCTGGGGGGAGTTGATGTGCGGGATATCCGCGCCGATGTGCTGATGCAGCAGGTCGCCTTCGTGTTTCAGGATACCTTCCTGTTTGCCGACACCATTGCCAACAATATCCGCCTCGGCCTGCCGCAGGCCACGATGGACGAGGTGCGGGCCGCCGCCACCGCCGCCCAGGCACATGAATTCATTTCCGCCCTGCCGCACGGCTATGACACCCCGGCGGGTGAGCGCGGGGTCCGGCTGTCCGGCGGACAGTGCCAGCGCATCACCATTGCCCGTGCCATCCTGCAGAACCGCCCGATTCTGGTACTTGACGAGGCAACGGCGTTTGCCGATCCGGAAAACGAGGCGGCGCTGGTCGTCGCGCTGTCGGCACTGATGCGCGGCAAGACCGTGCTGATGGTGGCGCACCGCCTGTCGACCATCCGCGATGCCGACCAGATCCTGGTATTCGATCGCGGCACCCTGGCCGAATCCGGTCGCCATGCCGCCCTGATGGCGCAGGACGGTGTCTACGCCCGACTATGGCGCCATTACCGGCAGGCCCGCCAGTGGACCTTGCCGGCGAGCCCGCTGGCGTTTTCGGCCGGCATGACCGGGGAGACCCTCTCATGA
- a CDS encoding 4'-phosphopantetheinyl transferase family protein, translating into MPLLPLPAGEAVSWAAVSFAGEAPFAAFAARLPVALQDAVPRRRNEFLAGRYCAVRALARAGCMDAAWPARRDDGLPVWPAGWLGSISHTADGALAAVAPCSACTALGVDIERIMSANQVEAVRSLVAMPGELEQLTGLTPAQALTLLFSAKEALYKALYPQLRRFVDFSAACVSGWQDHALSLRLAQHWSPDWPQGRCLPVAHAFVGPHVHTAVCVPA; encoded by the coding sequence GTGCCGCTGTTGCCCTTGCCGGCCGGCGAGGCCGTGTCGTGGGCCGCGGTGTCGTTTGCCGGCGAGGCGCCGTTCGCCGCATTCGCGGCCCGGTTGCCGGTGGCGCTGCAGGACGCCGTGCCCCGGCGACGCAACGAATTCCTGGCCGGCCGCTATTGCGCCGTGCGTGCCCTGGCCCGTGCCGGCTGCATGGACGCCGCGTGGCCGGCGCGGCGTGATGACGGTCTGCCGGTCTGGCCTGCGGGCTGGCTGGGCAGCATCAGCCATACCGCGGACGGCGCGCTGGCCGCCGTGGCGCCGTGCAGCGCATGCACGGCGCTCGGCGTGGATATCGAGCGGATCATGAGCGCGAACCAGGTGGAAGCGGTCCGTTCGCTGGTGGCAATGCCCGGCGAACTGGAGCAGTTGACGGGGCTGACGCCGGCACAGGCGCTGACGCTGCTGTTTTCGGCCAAGGAGGCACTGTACAAGGCGCTGTATCCGCAACTGCGGCGCTTCGTCGATTTTTCCGCCGCCTGTGTCAGCGGCTGGCAGGACCACGCGCTGTCACTGCGGCTGGCGCAGCACTGGAGCCCGGACTGGCCGCAGGGCCGCTGCCTTCCGGTCGCACATGCGTTCGTCGGGCCGCATGTGCATACCGCCGTCTGCGTGCCGGCATGA
- a CDS encoding TonB-dependent receptor: MALSMALLPASGLALAEAPDMVAVPVQAGRDGSGKPVAHDAGAGHDVPVELPALTVTARQGVERAKDIPFGLSVISGRELEVRHLLTLDDALRSMPDVNVNSNGGPNSANVMIRGVGSLNAVSMDDGSVALNVDGVTMSMRNMSLGTLDIERVEVLKGPQGTLFGGNSLAGAVNVTTRRPTREMEGHVRVEYGQERQHLEEAVISGPLSGQLSGRFAIRNTGSDLWVDNTQTGQPLSKPGDLAFRGSLLWDVTAGTSALLIAERQQIRRSPSLTILRPYGEPPKLDFTPNLFDDDKKTMARYSLELNHDLGASRITSITAYTTTDFFTIGGYDRRIMQALMGGTPEASVKEDSSAQRGVSEDLRWSSLPGAPLFWVAGLNLSHADRHFDTYYMPGYRQDRRYRVRSSAVYGEATYPLTDALKLTGGLRQSWDRKSYDATYTQGSSSGDNRELDDHYTTGRVALSYALAPASNLYVVLSRGYQSGGFSDYSATVAGGEPYKPARSNTAELGFKTESADRRFSLNAALFATRVRDAHLLGYDYKTYSTNTVNADSDSKGVELEGYWRFGDGFELSGGLSVIDATITSDALGVSGGDVRAGNRTPDVPRWGGNLALSYRKPLPSFLGLPSPAVNARLGYQYVGARPADPQNHFDLGSYRRVDLRVGLTAGNAEIYLYGNNLLDEQYDLYGYYNNATATFGSPVRGRTAGIGLNYHF; the protein is encoded by the coding sequence ATGGCGCTGTCGATGGCCCTGCTGCCGGCCTCCGGGCTTGCCCTGGCCGAGGCCCCGGACATGGTTGCGGTTCCGGTGCAGGCCGGGCGTGACGGGAGCGGCAAACCGGTCGCTCACGACGCCGGAGCGGGCCATGATGTCCCGGTCGAACTGCCGGCCCTGACCGTCACTGCCCGCCAGGGCGTGGAGCGGGCGAAGGACATTCCTTTCGGTCTCAGCGTCATCAGTGGCAGGGAGCTGGAGGTTCGCCATCTGCTGACGCTGGATGACGCCTTGCGCAGCATGCCGGATGTCAATGTCAATTCGAATGGCGGACCCAATTCCGCGAACGTCATGATTCGCGGCGTCGGTTCGCTGAATGCGGTCAGCATGGACGACGGCTCGGTGGCGCTGAATGTCGACGGCGTGACGATGTCGATGCGCAATATGTCGCTCGGCACACTGGATATCGAGCGGGTCGAGGTGCTGAAGGGGCCGCAGGGCACGCTGTTCGGCGGCAACAGCCTGGCCGGGGCCGTCAATGTGACCACCCGCCGGCCGACGCGCGAAATGGAAGGCCATGTCCGGGTCGAATACGGGCAGGAGCGGCAGCATCTCGAGGAGGCGGTCATCAGTGGGCCGCTGTCCGGTCAACTGAGCGGCCGTTTCGCCATCCGCAACACCGGTTCGGACCTGTGGGTCGACAATACGCAGACCGGCCAGCCGCTGAGCAAGCCCGGTGATCTGGCGTTCCGCGGCAGCCTGCTTTGGGACGTGACCGCCGGCACCAGTGCGCTGCTGATCGCCGAGCGGCAGCAGATCAGGCGCAGTCCGAGCCTGACCATCCTGCGGCCGTATGGCGAGCCGCCGAAGCTGGACTTCACGCCGAATCTGTTCGACGACGACAAGAAGACGATGGCGCGCTATTCGCTGGAGCTCAATCATGACCTGGGCGCCAGCCGGATCACCTCGATCACGGCCTATACGACTACCGATTTCTTTACCATCGGAGGCTACGACCGCCGGATCATGCAGGCGCTGATGGGAGGGACGCCGGAGGCAAGCGTCAAGGAGGATTCGTCGGCGCAGCGGGGGGTGAGCGAGGACCTGCGCTGGTCCTCACTGCCCGGTGCGCCGCTGTTCTGGGTGGCCGGCCTGAACCTGTCGCACGCCGACCGGCACTTTGATACTTACTATATGCCTGGTTACCGGCAGGACCGGCGCTATCGCGTTCGCAGTTCCGCGGTCTATGGCGAAGCGACCTATCCGCTGACCGACGCCCTGAAGCTGACCGGCGGGCTGCGGCAGTCGTGGGACCGCAAGTCGTATGACGCCACCTATACCCAGGGCAGCAGCAGCGGCGACAACCGCGAACTGGACGACCACTACACCACCGGTCGCGTGGCGCTGTCCTATGCGCTGGCGCCGGCGAGCAATCTGTATGTGGTGCTGTCACGGGGCTATCAGTCGGGAGGCTTCAGCGATTACTCGGCGACGGTGGCCGGCGGCGAGCCGTACAAGCCGGCCCGGTCGAATACCGCCGAGCTCGGTTTCAAGACCGAATCGGCAGATCGCCGCTTCAGCCTGAACGCGGCACTGTTCGCGACCCGGGTCAGGGATGCCCACCTGCTCGGCTACGACTACAAGACCTATTCCACCAATACCGTCAACGCCGACAGTGACAGCAAGGGCGTCGAGCTCGAGGGGTACTGGCGCTTCGGCGACGGCTTCGAGCTGTCCGGCGGACTGAGTGTGATCGACGCCACGATCACCAGCGATGCCCTCGGTGTCAGCGGTGGCGATGTCCGGGCGGGCAACCGCACGCCGGACGTGCCGCGCTGGGGGGGCAACCTGGCGCTGTCGTACCGCAAACCCCTGCCGTCCTTCCTTGGCCTGCCGTCGCCGGCGGTCAATGCCCGGCTCGGCTACCAGTATGTCGGTGCCCGCCCGGCCGATCCGCAGAACCACTTCGATCTTGGCAGCTACCGGCGGGTCGACCTGCGCGTCGGGCTGACGGCGGGCAATGCGGAAATCTATCTGTACGGCAACAACCTGCTGGACGAGCAGTACGACCTCTACGGCTATTACAACAATGCCACCGCCACCTTTGGCTCGCCGGTGCGCGGCCGGACGGCCGGTATCGGTCTGAACTACCACTTCTGA
- the rbsK gene encoding ribokinase, with protein sequence MPKIVVVGSINMDLVVLTPRYPGLGETLTGERFANFAGGKGANQAVAAARLGADVTLIGCVGNDAFGRELSARLLAEKVDTTWIDIADDVATGVAVITVAGHDNAIVVVPGANHRLRPEHVAAAERVIRDADVVLSQLEVPMDTVLAAARMARKYDKPFILNPAPAQPLDTELLDCLTLITPNEFELARSLGREQADLAELLTRLPGRVIMTRGVDGASYCDAAGQLRHQPSFKVDAVDSTGAGDTFNAALATFWHLGIGEAARRACAASALSVTRLGAQGGMPTLAELDQFLASRS encoded by the coding sequence ATGCCGAAAATCGTAGTCGTCGGCAGCATCAACATGGATCTGGTGGTGCTGACGCCGCGCTACCCCGGGCTCGGGGAAACGCTGACCGGCGAACGCTTCGCCAATTTCGCCGGTGGCAAGGGTGCCAACCAGGCGGTCGCCGCCGCACGGCTGGGCGCCGACGTGACACTGATCGGCTGTGTCGGCAACGACGCGTTCGGCCGCGAGCTGTCGGCGCGCCTGCTGGCCGAGAAGGTCGACACCACCTGGATCGACATCGCCGATGACGTGGCGACCGGCGTGGCGGTGATTACCGTTGCCGGCCATGACAACGCCATTGTGGTGGTGCCGGGCGCCAACCATCGCCTGCGGCCCGAGCATGTCGCCGCTGCCGAGCGGGTGATCCGTGATGCCGACGTGGTGCTGTCGCAACTGGAAGTGCCGATGGACACCGTGCTGGCCGCCGCGCGCATGGCACGCAAATACGACAAGCCGTTCATTCTCAATCCGGCACCGGCGCAGCCGCTCGACACCGAATTGCTGGACTGCCTGACCCTGATCACGCCGAACGAGTTCGAGCTGGCCCGCTCGCTGGGCCGGGAACAGGCCGATCTGGCCGAGCTGCTGACGCGGTTGCCGGGCCGGGTGATCATGACCCGCGGCGTCGATGGCGCAAGCTATTGCGATGCGGCCGGCCAGTTGCGCCACCAGCCCAGTTTCAAGGTCGATGCTGTCGACAGCACCGGCGCCGGCGATACCTTCAACGCGGCGCTGGCAACGTTCTGGCACCTCGGCATCGGGGAAGCCGCCCGTCGTGCCTGCGCTGCCTCGGCCCTGTCGGTCACCCGTCTCGGCGCGCAGGGCGGCATGCCCACGCTGGCCGAGCTTGACCAATTCCTCGCCTCAAGGAGCTGA
- the darG gene encoding type II toxin-antitoxin system antitoxin DNA ADP-ribosyl glycohydrolase DarG: MITYTQGNLLEARTEALVNTVNTVGVMGKGIALMFKERFAENFRLYAAACKAGEVQTGKMFITGVNELDGPRWIVNFPTKQHWRAPSQLAWITEGLQDLRRFLIENKVKSIAVPPLGAGNGGLAWAAVREQIEAILADLDTEVRVFQPTLQYQNAAKRAGVEKLTPSRALIAELVRRYWVLGMECSLLEIQKLAWFLERALERCNPGDNPLKLQFVAHQYGPYANRLDHLLNDLDGSYLHCDKHISDADPLDIIWFDDTRKDCVHRYLREDARAYTAALEYTSALIDGFESPFGMELLATVDWLLTREAAPPTVPGLREGLQHWRSSANAAERKNRLFTDRMLGIALERLTQHAPVTACT; this comes from the coding sequence ATGATTACCTACACGCAAGGCAATTTGCTCGAAGCCCGAACCGAAGCACTAGTCAATACCGTCAATACCGTCGGGGTGATGGGCAAGGGCATCGCACTGATGTTCAAGGAACGGTTTGCCGAGAACTTCCGCCTGTACGCCGCTGCCTGCAAGGCCGGTGAAGTGCAGACCGGCAAGATGTTCATCACCGGGGTAAACGAACTGGACGGTCCGCGCTGGATCGTGAACTTCCCGACAAAGCAGCATTGGCGCGCCCCTTCGCAACTGGCCTGGATAACGGAGGGCCTGCAGGACCTGCGCCGTTTTCTGATCGAAAACAAAGTGAAATCGATTGCCGTCCCTCCGCTGGGAGCGGGTAACGGCGGTCTGGCGTGGGCTGCAGTGCGTGAACAGATCGAGGCCATACTGGCGGACCTGGATACCGAGGTACGGGTGTTCCAGCCAACCCTGCAGTACCAGAACGCGGCCAAGCGCGCCGGAGTGGAAAAGCTGACGCCTTCCCGCGCCCTGATTGCCGAGCTGGTGCGCCGCTACTGGGTGCTGGGCATGGAATGCAGCCTGCTGGAGATTCAGAAACTGGCGTGGTTTCTCGAGCGCGCACTCGAGCGCTGCAACCCCGGAGACAACCCGCTGAAACTCCAGTTCGTGGCACACCAGTACGGTCCTTACGCGAACCGGTTGGATCATCTGCTGAACGACCTGGATGGCAGCTATTTGCATTGCGACAAGCACATCAGCGATGCCGACCCGCTCGACATCATCTGGTTCGATGACACGCGCAAGGACTGTGTGCACAGGTATCTGAGGGAGGACGCCAGGGCCTACACTGCTGCGCTGGAATACACTTCGGCATTGATCGATGGCTTCGAATCGCCGTTCGGCATGGAATTGCTGGCCACCGTTGACTGGTTGTTGACCCGGGAAGCCGCCCCCCCCACGGTGCCGGGCTTGCGGGAAGGCTTGCAGCACTGGCGGAGCAGCGCCAATGCCGCCGAACGCAAGAACCGCCTGTTTACTGACCGGATGCTGGGCATTGCACTGGAGCGGCTGACTCAGCATGCTCCGGTTACGGCATGCACCTGA